Proteins encoded by one window of Labrys wisconsinensis:
- a CDS encoding DUF416 family protein, translating to MITFDIKMLERRLSNLSYWDRVAFGVSIVERMMGSYNLFCEKNSLDPSVLQKNLAEIWNFISIKKEDIELSVYIEECDRAAPYPDMYEDDLVSAAMDCAVALASIFRYLEDGEIVYICEVATLSRDSIDMYIQMVERLDSHGSAMELAISQHRLMQCELRNQAEDISFLESLSNDIGNRFEIIYGKFHPQSSNLGL from the coding sequence ATGATCACTTTTGATATCAAAATGCTTGAACGGCGGTTGTCTAACTTGTCATATTGGGACCGAGTTGCCTTCGGTGTGAGCATTGTTGAAAGAATGATGGGATCTTACAATCTCTTTTGTGAAAAAAATTCTCTGGATCCTAGCGTTTTGCAGAAGAATTTGGCGGAAATATGGAATTTTATTTCAATAAAAAAAGAAGATATTGAATTAAGCGTATACATTGAAGAATGCGATCGCGCAGCCCCATACCCTGATATGTATGAGGACGACTTGGTTTCAGCTGCGATGGATTGTGCTGTTGCTTTGGCGTCGATCTTCAGGTACTTGGAGGATGGTGAAATTGTTTATATATGTGAAGTGGCTACATTGTCCAGGGATTCGATTGACATGTATATACAAATGGTCGAGCGGCTCGATTCTCATGGTTCAGCAATGGAGTTGGCAATTTCGCAACATAGATTAATGCAGTGTGAACTGAGAAATCAAGCTGAAGATATTTCCTTTCTAGAATCCTTATCAAACGATATTGGTAATAGATTTGAAATAATTTATGGAAAATTTCATCCTCAGAGTAGCAACCTGGGATTGTAG
- a CDS encoding transposase, translating into MARIARLVVPGLMHHVTRRGNRRERVFFTDDDYRAYLGLLKAYLPKSGTRLLAWCLMPNHVHLLAVPDGQDGLRALLGEAHRRYTAGINARNGWTGHLWQGRFGSVVMAEDHLVHAVRYVCLNPVRAKLAPRAEDWPWASTRAHLSGRDDGLTDLTLVRERFATFADLLDDAEDEAAVAALRRSERSGRPLGSAAWLARLEATTGRVLARRKPGPRPESSKLSP; encoded by the coding sequence ATGGCTCGCATCGCCCGCCTGGTGGTCCCTGGCCTCATGCATCATGTGACACGGCGGGGCAACCGCCGTGAGCGGGTGTTCTTCACCGACGACGACTACCGGGCCTATCTCGGCCTGCTGAAGGCCTACCTGCCGAAGTCGGGCACGCGCCTCCTCGCCTGGTGTCTGATGCCCAATCATGTGCACCTGCTGGCCGTGCCGGACGGACAGGATGGCCTGCGGGCCCTGCTCGGCGAGGCGCACCGACGCTACACCGCAGGGATCAACGCCCGCAACGGCTGGACCGGCCATCTCTGGCAGGGCCGCTTCGGCTCGGTCGTCATGGCGGAGGATCACCTCGTCCATGCCGTGCGCTATGTCTGCCTCAATCCGGTGCGGGCGAAGCTGGCGCCCCGGGCCGAGGACTGGCCGTGGGCGAGCACCCGGGCGCACTTGAGCGGCCGCGACGACGGCCTGACCGACCTGACGCTGGTGCGCGAACGGTTCGCGACCTTCGCCGACCTGCTCGACGACGCAGAGGACGAAGCCGCGGTCGCGGCGCTGCGCCGGAGCGAGAGGAGCGGGCGTCCGCTCGGCTCCGCGGCCTGGCTCGCCAGGCTGGAGGCGACTACGGGGCGCGTCCTGGCCCGACGCAAGCCGGGACCACGGCCGGAGTCGAGTAAACTGTCCCCGTAA
- a CDS encoding DUF7660 family protein: MSKDKLNPHCVQTMEQLSNFILELRDEYNEKKDWENCDMERYLSAMSAFVGSMDVYYKNVNRDISSISVWQLMAEILLASKYYE; the protein is encoded by the coding sequence ATGAGCAAAGATAAATTAAACCCGCACTGCGTCCAAACGATGGAGCAGTTGTCTAACTTCATATTGGAGTTAAGGGACGAATATAATGAAAAAAAGGATTGGGAGAATTGTGATATGGAAAGATATTTGTCAGCAATGTCAGCTTTCGTTGGTTCTATGGATGTGTATTATAAGAATGTAAATAGAGATATTAGTTCAATTTCTGTATGGCAGCTAATGGCGGAAATACTTCTGGCGTCAAAATACTATGAGTAG